The following are encoded together in the Aciduricibacillus chroicocephali genome:
- a CDS encoding STAS/SEC14 domain-containing protein, with amino-acid sequence MLTVKGQNQGELLEIVTEGTATKEDLEKYKEALKAKILQEEPIHILFIFKNIEGVTFQGFLEDMKTLPLMKSVGKGAVVEDGTLTHGDLMIGKLFPGVDVAHFSMDEMEEARDWLKR; translated from the coding sequence ATGCTAACAGTTAAGGGACAAAATCAGGGAGAGTTGTTGGAAATCGTAACAGAAGGTACAGCGACAAAAGAAGATCTAGAGAAGTACAAGGAGGCCCTAAAAGCGAAGATTCTTCAAGAAGAACCAATTCATATTCTGTTTATTTTCAAAAACATTGAGGGGGTTACTTTCCAAGGATTCCTGGAAGATATGAAGACGCTGCCTTTAATGAAGAGTGTCGGAAAAGGTGCCGTTGTTGAAGACGGAACGCTTACACATGGGGACTTAATGATAGGCAAGCTATTCCCAGGTGTGGATGTTGCTCACTTCTCTATGGATGAGATGGAAGAAGCAAGAGATTGGCTTAAAAGATAG
- a CDS encoding polysaccharide pyruvyl transferase family protein, with product MKIGIVGNYGNDNQGDEAILEGILIQVEEAFQLKRQEILVFTNNPLQTNMKFGVQTVPLFQNRRTDPMKFLATLLHNTPVIRKLDLLLMGGGGILQDLYRNNPIVYGMYSLMARRAKTPLMLYGPGVGPLRTKFGRAVISSIANNAAAVAVRDAESKQLLEDIGVRGEVHVISDPALFNEAPKKSERQGDGFRIGVTAVPYYKKPYWPSADSERYDRYITGMAANLDCLLEEIPNATLQFFSMKHPYDTESAKDIHALMKYKERAEVYDKGLNHREILELASGQDLVVGTRLHSLILSLVAQTPVIGVSYHEKVKDFMEMAECGDSVVPIDAFGEQGDLLFEKYQSLAADWTASCHRFEKVASKMRTKEPNGMELLKKHFIK from the coding sequence ATGAAGATCGGTATAGTTGGTAATTATGGAAATGATAATCAAGGGGATGAGGCAATTCTGGAGGGCATTCTGATTCAGGTTGAAGAGGCTTTTCAACTGAAGCGACAGGAGATTCTCGTTTTTACAAATAACCCTCTCCAGACAAACATGAAATTTGGCGTTCAGACGGTACCGCTTTTTCAAAATCGGCGTACGGATCCAATGAAGTTCCTGGCAACACTTCTGCACAATACTCCGGTCATCCGTAAGCTTGATCTGCTGCTAATGGGCGGGGGCGGAATTTTACAGGATTTATATCGTAACAATCCGATTGTATACGGAATGTATAGCCTGATGGCTCGCCGTGCAAAAACGCCGCTCATGCTCTATGGTCCAGGTGTCGGACCCCTTCGTACAAAGTTTGGACGAGCGGTCATCAGCTCAATTGCAAACAATGCAGCAGCGGTGGCGGTACGAGATGCGGAATCAAAACAGCTTCTTGAGGATATTGGTGTAAGAGGGGAAGTCCACGTTATCAGTGACCCGGCCCTTTTTAATGAGGCGCCTAAGAAATCTGAACGTCAGGGTGATGGTTTTCGGATAGGTGTGACAGCAGTACCATATTACAAAAAACCGTACTGGCCTTCTGCAGACAGTGAAAGATACGATCGTTATATCACTGGCATGGCGGCTAATCTCGATTGTCTACTTGAAGAGATTCCAAACGCAACATTGCAGTTTTTCTCTATGAAACATCCATATGATACGGAGTCAGCGAAGGATATTCATGCTCTCATGAAATATAAAGAGCGAGCCGAAGTCTATGATAAAGGTCTGAACCATAGAGAAATCCTTGAGCTGGCAAGTGGACAGGACCTTGTAGTTGGTACAAGGCTTCATTCATTGATTTTATCACTTGTTGCACAAACACCTGTCATCGGGGTTTCCTATCATGAAAAGGTGAAAGACTTCATGGAAATGGCAGAGTGCGGCGACTCAGTCGTGCCAATTGATGCTTTTGGTGAGCAGGGAGATCTTCTTTTCGAAAAGTATCAATCCCTTGCTGCGGACTGGACGGCTTCCTGCCATCGTTTTGAGAAAGTTGCTAGCAAGATGCGAACCAAAGAGCCAAACGGAATGGAATTGCTTAAAAAGCATTTTATTAAATAA
- a CDS encoding right-handed parallel beta-helix repeat-containing protein, producing MRKLFVLVMLGCMLISFIPELNGGTVSAKGKPTYKISPASITYKKRLMNVSTYNKHTKHYYLLRTYLERLEQTGGGTLVLKRGTYSISNALYVPSNVTIQLENGAKILKTMKTGTRVFGPAASLFHFVRPSRSHKRSAYGGYSGEKNIAFIGKGNATINMNFAKNGNVLLAGHNQNLKIEGIRFENINGGHFIEIDATKNSVIRNNIFIGSKPTTGLNKEAINIDTPDKSTQGFNVVWSKQDKMPNRDILIEGNRFEDLDRAVGTHKYSEGKLHDNVVIRGNTIDRMRSDAIRVMNWSNAVIEDNTIKNVNTGKANNRGILASGASNPTFRNNLFISVPRAMQFMVWKNSGPGSQYGIIYNSLTEQNIEDLKTNRIVDFKENFIRINTEYDKFDKSTTQIIPVLTEEVLLLNNG from the coding sequence ATGAGAAAGTTGTTCGTGCTCGTTATGCTCGGATGTATGCTGATCAGTTTCATTCCAGAGCTTAATGGAGGCACAGTTTCGGCAAAGGGGAAGCCGACGTATAAAATCAGTCCGGCCAGTATTACATACAAAAAGAGATTGATGAACGTATCGACATACAACAAACATACAAAGCACTACTATTTGCTCCGCACTTATTTGGAGCGACTTGAACAGACGGGTGGGGGTACGCTCGTTTTAAAGAGAGGAACTTACTCGATATCAAATGCACTCTATGTGCCTTCGAATGTGACCATTCAGTTGGAGAATGGAGCGAAAATCTTAAAAACAATGAAAACGGGAACTAGAGTGTTTGGTCCCGCCGCTTCTTTGTTTCATTTCGTCCGTCCGTCCCGAAGCCATAAAAGGTCAGCTTATGGTGGTTATTCAGGTGAGAAAAATATTGCCTTTATCGGTAAGGGGAATGCCACGATTAATATGAATTTCGCGAAGAATGGCAATGTGTTGCTTGCGGGCCACAACCAGAATTTGAAGATTGAAGGAATTCGTTTTGAAAATATTAATGGTGGGCATTTCATTGAGATTGATGCGACGAAGAACAGTGTCATCCGGAATAATATTTTCATAGGTTCCAAACCTACAACCGGTTTAAATAAAGAGGCGATCAATATTGATACACCGGACAAGTCGACACAAGGTTTCAATGTAGTATGGAGCAAGCAAGACAAGATGCCGAATCGAGATATTCTTATTGAAGGCAATCGCTTCGAAGATCTGGATCGGGCGGTTGGAACCCATAAATATTCTGAAGGCAAGCTGCATGACAACGTGGTAATCCGCGGCAATACAATTGACAGGATGCGAAGTGATGCAATCCGTGTGATGAACTGGAGTAATGCGGTCATTGAAGATAATACTATTAAGAATGTGAATACTGGAAAAGCGAATAATCGAGGTATACTAGCCAGTGGCGCCTCCAATCCGACTTTCCGCAACAATCTTTTTATAAGTGTCCCCCGTGCGATGCAGTTCATGGTTTGGAAAAATTCCGGTCCAGGCTCACAGTATGGCATTATATATAACTCATTGACTGAACAAAATATAGAAGATTTGAAGACAAACCGGATTGTGGATTTCAAGGAAAACTTCATTCGAATCAATACGGAATATGATAAATTTGATAAAAGCACAACTCAAATCATTCCAGTTCTGACAGAGGAAGTGCTGCTTCTTAATAATGGATAG
- a CDS encoding glycosyltransferase family 4 protein — protein MKKNFWIMHHYATDCFYNKGGRPYWFAEQLLKKGYKTSVFCASTRHNATDEIDIPVGKKYTVERTEEIPFVFVKAPQYEGNGASRIKNMLAFYKNVLPAAKDYAKYHGKPDVILASSAHPFTVIAGIKLAKKFGVPCICEVRDLWPESIVAYGMLERNHPLAKILYKGEKWMYKKADAIVMTWEGGKDYIIEQGWAEDIDIEKVHHINNGVIIDSFDKNSEEFCEPDADLDNPDYQNVVYAGSIRKVNNLGLLLDAAKVVQKDEAGSDIRFLIYGAGDELDMLQQRCCDEHIDNVIFKGRVDKKYIPGIVKRADINILHNSSTSLDKYGQSQNKLFEYMAAGKPIVQTYTTGYSICEKYDCGISAPVQTAEEIAKAVIEACSNEERKIEMGENARNGADDFDFAKLTDKLIDIAEGL, from the coding sequence ATGAAGAAAAATTTTTGGATAATGCATCATTATGCAACAGATTGCTTCTACAATAAAGGCGGTCGACCGTATTGGTTCGCTGAGCAATTATTGAAAAAAGGCTATAAGACGAGTGTTTTCTGTGCGAGTACGCGACATAACGCTACAGATGAGATTGACATACCGGTCGGTAAAAAATATACAGTGGAGCGAACTGAGGAGATTCCGTTTGTTTTCGTTAAAGCACCACAGTATGAAGGGAATGGAGCAAGCCGCATTAAAAACATGCTCGCTTTTTATAAAAATGTGCTTCCGGCTGCCAAAGATTATGCTAAATATCATGGCAAGCCGGATGTAATTCTTGCCTCAAGTGCGCATCCTTTTACAGTAATTGCTGGAATTAAACTTGCGAAGAAATTCGGAGTTCCGTGTATTTGTGAGGTGCGTGATTTGTGGCCTGAGAGCATTGTCGCCTATGGCATGCTTGAGCGCAATCATCCGCTTGCGAAGATTCTCTATAAAGGTGAAAAGTGGATGTACAAAAAAGCCGACGCCATCGTCATGACATGGGAAGGCGGCAAGGACTATATTATCGAGCAAGGCTGGGCTGAAGATATCGATATTGAAAAGGTTCATCATATTAACAATGGTGTCATCATCGATTCTTTTGACAAGAACAGTGAAGAGTTCTGTGAACCGGATGCTGATCTTGATAACCCTGATTACCAAAATGTTGTCTATGCCGGCTCGATTCGTAAAGTGAATAATCTTGGTTTGCTGCTGGATGCAGCGAAGGTCGTCCAGAAAGATGAAGCCGGTTCAGATATCCGTTTCCTTATTTACGGAGCGGGTGATGAATTGGACATGCTGCAACAACGCTGTTGTGATGAACATATTGATAATGTCATTTTCAAGGGCCGTGTCGATAAAAAATACATTCCTGGCATTGTTAAGCGTGCCGATATCAATATACTGCATAATTCCAGTACATCATTGGACAAATATGGACAGAGCCAGAATAAGCTTTTTGAATATATGGCTGCGGGAAAGCCGATCGTTCAGACATATACGACTGGTTACAGCATTTGCGAAAAATATGATTGTGGCATCAGCGCTCCTGTTCAGACTGCAGAAGAAATTGCGAAGGCGGTAATAGAAGCATGCAGCAATGAAGAACGCAAGATTGAAATGGGAGAAAACGCACGCAATGGTGCTGATGATTTTGATTTTGCCAAGCTGACCGATAAACTGATTGATATTGCTGAAGGTCTCTGA
- a CDS encoding glycosyltransferase encodes MKRICYLAGASTIHTVRWVNAMVAKGYEVHLITMHPAKLDQIDSAVSVHKLKVPAPIGYYANVFQLKRLLREINPELLHVHYASGYGTLARLAKFSPTLLSTWGSDVYLFPYESKRNEKTLRKNFMAATRVSATGLALKRQTALFTPPDIQIDVVPFGIDTELFRKIPIKKESGDIVIGTVKRLKEVYGIDLLLKSVARMIDQLHKEGLDDIAGQIKLLIVGEGPQISELKEIAVQLRLEKQTEFVGAVPNVKVPEYINQLDIYCAFSRSESFGVAILEASACEVPVVVSNVGGLPEVVRDGESGYITQLGDLEEMAERIKELVLDEGKRKEFGRNGREFVQSCYEWDRNVAVMADIYEQMTN; translated from the coding sequence ATGAAAAGAATCTGTTATTTGGCCGGAGCCTCGACGATCCACACAGTACGCTGGGTGAACGCAATGGTAGCAAAAGGCTATGAAGTCCATCTTATTACAATGCATCCAGCCAAATTAGATCAAATTGATTCGGCTGTTTCTGTACATAAATTGAAGGTCCCGGCACCAATCGGTTACTATGCGAATGTATTTCAGCTGAAACGGCTGCTGCGTGAGATTAACCCCGAGTTGCTACATGTACATTATGCTAGCGGATATGGAACATTGGCGAGACTAGCAAAATTTTCTCCAACCCTGTTATCAACCTGGGGCAGTGATGTTTATCTTTTTCCCTATGAGAGCAAGCGTAATGAGAAAACATTGCGTAAAAATTTCATGGCCGCTACACGGGTTTCGGCTACGGGGCTGGCGCTAAAGCGACAAACCGCGCTCTTTACCCCTCCTGATATTCAAATTGACGTCGTGCCATTTGGAATTGACACAGAGCTTTTTAGAAAAATTCCTATTAAAAAGGAATCTGGAGATATTGTTATCGGCACCGTAAAAAGGCTAAAAGAAGTCTATGGTATTGATTTGCTTCTTAAGTCGGTAGCACGAATGATAGATCAATTGCATAAAGAAGGACTTGATGATATCGCTGGCCAGATTAAGTTACTTATTGTCGGAGAGGGTCCACAAATTAGCGAATTAAAAGAAATAGCAGTCCAGTTGAGGCTTGAGAAGCAGACTGAGTTTGTTGGTGCAGTACCTAACGTTAAGGTTCCTGAGTATATAAATCAGCTCGATATTTATTGTGCTTTCAGCAGAAGTGAGAGTTTCGGCGTTGCGATTCTAGAGGCTTCTGCCTGTGAGGTACCTGTTGTTGTAAGCAATGTTGGTGGGTTGCCTGAAGTAGTACGTGATGGAGAATCGGGATATATAACACAATTAGGCGATCTTGAAGAAATGGCAGAGCGAATTAAGGAACTTGTTCTGGATGAAGGAAAGAGAAAAGAATTTGGACGAAATGGGCGTGAATTTGTCCAAAGCTGTTATGAATGGGATAGAAATGTTGCTGTAATGGCTGATATATATGAACAAATGACTAATTGA
- a CDS encoding nucleotide sugar dehydrogenase, whose protein sequence is MSLYEKILNREEKIAVVGLGYVGMPLAIAFAKKADVIGFDLSKEKIELYKSGVDPTEEVGDEAIKETTVHFTSDQSELCNAKFHIVAVPTPINTDKTPNLYPVESASRTIGQNLTKGSIVVYESTVYPGVTEDVCIPILEAESGLVCGTDFKVGYSPERINPGDKVNVLEKIIKIVSGMDEESLEEIAQVYELVIEAGVHRAGSIKVAEAAKVVENSQRDINIAFMNELAMVFDRMEIDTKEVIDAMATKWNALSFRPGLVGGHCIGVDPYYFVYEAEKLGYHSQIILSGRKINDGMGEFITDAIIKKLIHANKVVKKAKIAILGLTFKENCPDIRNSKVVDIVRELSEYGIEPLIVDPHAEPIATRAEYGIELSELSEISNVDCLVFAVAHDEYKDWPLERIESMFGDFPNDERVIIDVKSILPKKELEAKGYRFWRL, encoded by the coding sequence ATGAGCCTATATGAAAAGATTTTAAATAGAGAAGAAAAGATTGCCGTTGTCGGTCTCGGTTATGTCGGCATGCCCCTCGCAATTGCTTTTGCGAAAAAAGCGGATGTCATCGGCTTTGATTTGAGTAAAGAGAAAATCGAACTCTACAAATCAGGTGTGGATCCAACAGAGGAAGTCGGAGATGAGGCGATTAAGGAGACGACGGTTCATTTTACGAGCGACCAGTCTGAACTGTGCAATGCAAAATTCCATATCGTAGCTGTCCCGACACCGATTAATACTGATAAGACACCGAATCTTTATCCAGTGGAAAGCGCGAGCCGAACAATTGGTCAGAATTTGACGAAAGGCTCGATTGTCGTTTATGAATCTACTGTTTATCCTGGGGTAACGGAAGATGTATGCATTCCGATTTTGGAAGCGGAATCCGGTCTAGTCTGCGGTACTGACTTCAAGGTCGGATATTCTCCTGAACGTATTAATCCAGGGGATAAAGTGAATGTGTTGGAGAAAATAATCAAGATTGTCTCCGGAATGGATGAAGAAAGCCTGGAAGAGATTGCGCAAGTATACGAGCTTGTCATTGAGGCGGGAGTTCACCGTGCAGGTTCAATCAAGGTTGCAGAAGCAGCGAAGGTCGTGGAAAATAGCCAGCGTGACATCAACATTGCATTCATGAATGAGCTCGCCATGGTTTTTGATCGAATGGAGATTGATACGAAGGAAGTCATTGATGCGATGGCGACGAAGTGGAACGCGCTCAGTTTCCGTCCTGGTCTTGTTGGTGGTCATTGTATCGGTGTAGATCCATATTATTTCGTCTATGAAGCGGAGAAGCTGGGATATCATAGCCAGATTATTCTTTCTGGACGGAAGATCAATGACGGAATGGGTGAATTCATCACAGATGCGATTATTAAAAAACTTATTCACGCCAACAAAGTCGTGAAAAAAGCGAAAATTGCTATTCTCGGCCTGACATTCAAAGAAAATTGCCCCGATATACGCAACTCCAAAGTGGTGGACATTGTCCGTGAGCTTAGTGAGTACGGCATTGAGCCGCTTATCGTGGATCCACATGCAGAGCCGATCGCCACACGTGCGGAATACGGCATTGAGTTGAGCGAGCTTTCGGAGATAAGTAATGTCGACTGCTTAGTTTTCGCTGTGGCACATGATGAATACAAGGATTGGCCGCTTGAGCGCATTGAAAGCATGTTCGGTGATTTTCCAAATGATGAAAGAGTCATTATTGATGTGAAAAGCATTTTGCCGAAAAAGGAACTGGAAGCGAAAGGATACCGTTTCTGGAGGCTATAG
- a CDS encoding YpzI family protein, with amino-acid sequence MGKDRQEKKMRESGRVKPDRDVNMRYPGRSSMSSPEEARRLNDGRK; translated from the coding sequence GTGGGAAAAGATCGTCAAGAGAAAAAAATGCGTGAAAGCGGACGGGTCAAGCCGGATCGTGATGTCAACATGCGTTACCCAGGCCGTTCAAGCATGTCCAGCCCAGAGGAAGCGCGCAGACTGAACGACGGCCGTAAATAA
- a CDS encoding small acid-soluble spore protein P gives MSNPKGPKQQKQPNLPLGPDMPYGEPTSGNKKVKTGNHSRQKQKSHHDM, from the coding sequence ATGTCTAATCCAAAAGGACCGAAACAGCAAAAACAGCCGAACTTGCCATTAGGGCCGGATATGCCATACGGTGAACCGACGAGCGGCAATAAAAAAGTAAAAACAGGCAATCACTCGCGACAGAAACAGAAAAGCCACCATGATATGTAA
- a CDS encoding methyl-accepting chemotaxis protein: MTVGKKLYTGFFTVIILIALLGWSGISKLGQLNDSTEFVANDKMPALYTVQEIKYILSENFSVISEHIISPNDVIMKQKEEKYQKNKQELDKLLREYGDFITSDKERKIISKLNNDIQSYDNFVHAVFNLSSANQDDKAVKVVTEYQDKITAMTEEMNNLVKLNLQYADQAEELTDTHYKRGIIQSIIFIIIAAVAGIVIAFFITRSITKPLTSATNALGRVSEGDLTIEPLETRNNDETGLLINSLNTMVRDLNGIISSTSASASQVAASAEQLNASSEQSTEANDKLLNLVNQNTNGAESQLNKIQNVSAGLENMVGQIQNINSSSNEMNQSVKVTTEYIQSGISSIDNVVDRIDEIKDSFEHMNMIIQSLNQHSKEIGNILGLITDISDQTNLLALNAAIEASRAGEHGKGFAVVANEVRKLAEESKKSADQIAFMIGDIQSETKKAVISIDEGNVRVQEGISSTVEAKQSFGLIETSISDVSDKVNDVTVSIKDIDNIGNQIAEAIENVREIAESSVTSNRESSEAAEEQLATTEEISSSAQSLSRLSEEMQHVIAQFKVKSE; the protein is encoded by the coding sequence ATGACAGTCGGAAAGAAATTATATACAGGTTTTTTTACAGTTATTATTTTAATTGCCTTATTAGGCTGGTCAGGAATCAGCAAACTTGGACAGCTGAATGACTCAACAGAATTTGTGGCTAATGATAAAATGCCTGCGCTATATACCGTGCAAGAGATAAAATATATTCTATCAGAAAACTTCAGTGTAATCAGTGAGCATATCATTTCACCAAATGATGTAATTATGAAACAAAAGGAAGAGAAGTATCAAAAGAATAAGCAAGAGCTTGACAAGCTCTTACGAGAATATGGGGATTTTATTACTAGCGATAAGGAAAGGAAGATTATCAGCAAACTAAACAATGACATTCAGTCCTATGATAACTTTGTTCATGCTGTATTCAATTTAAGCAGTGCTAACCAGGATGACAAGGCAGTAAAAGTCGTAACAGAATATCAGGATAAAATTACGGCAATGACAGAAGAAATGAACAACCTTGTCAAACTTAACTTGCAGTATGCTGATCAAGCAGAGGAATTGACAGATACCCATTACAAAAGAGGTATTATCCAGTCCATCATTTTCATTATTATCGCTGCGGTAGCCGGAATAGTGATTGCCTTCTTCATCACCCGTTCGATTACCAAACCGCTCACCTCTGCAACAAATGCCTTGGGTCGTGTTTCGGAAGGTGATTTAACAATAGAACCGCTTGAAACTCGCAATAATGATGAAACCGGACTTTTGATCAATTCCCTCAACACCATGGTGCGGGATTTGAATGGTATTATCTCTTCAACAAGCGCTTCGGCCTCACAAGTAGCTGCCTCCGCTGAACAGCTCAACGCAAGTTCCGAACAAAGTACTGAAGCAAATGATAAACTACTGAACCTTGTTAACCAGAATACAAATGGGGCAGAATCACAACTTAATAAAATACAAAATGTGTCTGCTGGTCTAGAAAATATGGTAGGACAAATCCAAAACATTAACTCAAGCAGCAATGAAATGAATCAATCCGTTAAAGTAACGACAGAATATATCCAGAGCGGTATCAGTTCGATTGATAACGTTGTCGACCGGATTGACGAAATTAAAGATTCATTTGAGCATATGAATATGATTATTCAGTCATTGAATCAGCACTCCAAGGAAATCGGGAATATACTTGGTCTGATTACAGATATATCAGATCAGACTAACTTGCTCGCCCTGAACGCAGCAATTGAAGCTTCCAGAGCTGGTGAACATGGTAAAGGTTTCGCCGTCGTTGCCAATGAGGTAAGAAAACTAGCAGAAGAATCCAAGAAGTCAGCCGACCAAATTGCTTTCATGATAGGAGACATTCAATCTGAGACGAAGAAAGCTGTCATCTCCATTGACGAAGGAAATGTTAGAGTGCAGGAAGGCATTTCATCAACAGTCGAAGCAAAGCAATCATTCGGACTTATCGAAACATCCATTTCGGATGTATCTGATAAGGTAAATGATGTGACTGTCTCTATAAAAGACATTGACAATATTGGTAACCAAATTGCAGAAGCAATAGAAAACGTACGAGAAATTGCCGAGAGCAGTGTAACATCAAATAGAGAGAGTTCAGAAGCTGCAGAAGAACAGCTCGCCACAACGGAAGAAATTTCATCATCCGCTCAGTCACTTTCTCGACTTTCAGAAGAGATGCAACATGTCATCGCCCAGTTTAAAGTAAAAAGCGAATAA
- the thiD gene encoding bifunctional hydroxymethylpyrimidine kinase/phosphomethylpyrimidine kinase: protein MMIKRALTIAGSAARGGAGIQADLKTFQEFDVFGTSAVTAIVAKNPHTGKGIHPQTWEAIEAQLVTIAEDIGMDAVKTGMLFTKEIIENVTEFIQKEKLHNLVVDPVMIGKMGSALLQEEAMEAMRHRLVPLATIITPNMPEASYLLGGKEIQTLEDLKDSARLLHKLGPAHVLVKGGRLEGPAVDVLYDGEQFYLFEAPRIHTIHTNGAGCSYSAAITACLAKGMSVPDAVFEAKKFITAGIRHSLEFKQGVGPTYHAAYRQYGETGCTMRIEK, encoded by the coding sequence CTGATGATAAAACGCGCCTTAACCATTGCCGGATCTGCTGCACGTGGCGGAGCAGGAATACAAGCAGATTTGAAAACATTTCAGGAGTTCGATGTATTTGGCACATCTGCCGTAACAGCGATTGTGGCGAAGAACCCGCACACTGGCAAAGGAATTCATCCACAAACATGGGAAGCAATTGAGGCTCAGCTCGTTACCATTGCGGAGGATATCGGAATGGATGCGGTGAAGACCGGCATGCTGTTCACAAAAGAGATTATCGAGAATGTCACTGAATTCATTCAGAAGGAAAAACTCCATAATCTCGTTGTGGATCCGGTTATGATTGGCAAAATGGGCTCCGCCCTGCTTCAGGAAGAAGCTATGGAAGCAATGCGGCACCGGCTTGTACCGCTCGCAACAATCATTACGCCGAACATGCCGGAAGCTTCTTATCTACTTGGCGGGAAAGAAATCCAAACACTTGAGGATTTGAAAGACTCGGCAAGATTGTTGCATAAACTCGGACCAGCTCACGTTCTTGTCAAAGGCGGACGCCTTGAAGGTCCGGCTGTAGATGTTCTATACGACGGTGAACAGTTCTATCTATTCGAAGCTCCTCGTATTCATACAATCCATACAAACGGCGCTGGTTGCAGCTATTCGGCTGCCATCACGGCTTGTCTCGCAAAAGGAATGAGCGTACCTGATGCGGTGTTTGAAGCGAAGAAATTTATCACTGCTGGTATCCGCCACTCCCTTGAATTCAAACAAGGCGTCGGTCCGACATACCATGCCGCATATCGTCAATACGGTGAAACAGGATGTACGATGAGAATAGAAAAGTGA
- a CDS encoding KGG domain-containing protein encodes MAKENNKNHKMTVEEAGRLGGEKTAKTHDKEFYEEIGQKGGEATSKNHDKEFYEEIGQKGGETTAKNHDKEFYQEIGQKGGESRARQSDDNTSNGKMSKEEAGRKGGKARARKHD; translated from the coding sequence ATGGCTAAAGAAAACAACAAGAATCATAAAATGACGGTTGAAGAAGCAGGACGTTTGGGCGGCGAAAAAACTGCCAAGACACATGATAAAGAATTCTATGAGGAAATCGGCCAAAAAGGCGGCGAAGCAACATCCAAGAACCATGACAAAGAGTTTTATGAGGAAATTGGTCAAAAGGGTGGCGAGACAACTGCCAAGAACCATGACAAAGAGTTCTATCAGGAGATTGGTCAAAAAGGCGGAGAGTCACGCGCAAGACAGAGCGATGACAACACAAGCAATGGCAAGATGAGCAAGGAAGAAGCTGGCCGTAAAGGCGGCAAGGCGCGCGCTCGCAAACATGACTGA
- a CDS encoding DUF7225 domain-containing protein: MNSNLEKPTIYNQLLELLKGKEGKLVHTVDVRQALQKRHGTNLGSLILSDFCYNRFNSGIAFQNHLFEYVTRSTYKYLGENYPYSGFIFHKKKGAVDEEVVGEWRNGVKFMYHSETPVSQEQLERMYEEYIRIFRFELAVLKCAPAELRHLLGRIGELHCAMNTKGSLAKETNQHGFDVIAENGRCISVKTTTQKNGFIPFNSNTFNRFDDVYVLQYINDDFKIIYYGEKERVREIARLYEKTFEVDISKLKKLVR; this comes from the coding sequence ATGAACAGTAATTTGGAAAAGCCAACAATTTACAATCAGCTACTGGAGCTGCTTAAAGGAAAAGAGGGAAAGCTTGTCCATACAGTTGATGTTAGGCAAGCACTTCAAAAACGTCACGGAACGAACCTGGGAAGTTTGATTTTGTCCGATTTCTGCTACAACCGGTTCAACAGTGGCATTGCATTCCAGAACCATCTATTTGAATACGTAACGAGAAGTACATATAAGTATCTTGGTGAAAACTATCCATATTCAGGATTCATATTTCATAAGAAAAAAGGTGCTGTAGATGAAGAAGTTGTCGGTGAATGGAGAAATGGTGTGAAGTTCATGTATCATTCTGAGACCCCGGTCAGCCAGGAACAGCTCGAGCGCATGTATGAAGAATATATCCGGATTTTCCGTTTTGAGCTGGCTGTATTAAAATGTGCACCTGCTGAACTGAGACATTTGCTCGGTAGGATTGGGGAGCTTCACTGTGCCATGAATACGAAGGGCAGCCTGGCAAAGGAAACGAACCAGCATGGGTTTGATGTCATAGCTGAAAATGGTCGGTGTATTAGTGTGAAGACGACAACTCAAAAGAACGGCTTCATACCATTTAATAGCAATACTTTTAATCGTTTTGATGATGTCTATGTTCTGCAGTACATAAATGATGACTTCAAAATTATCTACTATGGAGAGAAGGAACGAGTGCGAGAGATTGCACGCTTGTATGAGAAGACATTCGAAGTTGACATAAGTAAGCTCAAGAAACTAGTTAGGTAG